One stretch of Thalassovita sp. DNA includes these proteins:
- a CDS encoding malonyl-CoA decarboxylase, protein MARATAVSEFLTGLFDRRWIGGPKLEAQPIEDLCRALLSTSGQVSGRQIASAILRRYGGLDATEKLAFFHFLNDALDLNASEVADLAAAYGHDPSPKAFAALSRAAEPQRQELFRRLNQAEGATAQLVRMRVDLLRLLKEHPTLKRSDMDLTHLLRSWFNRGFLVLKQISWDTPASILEKIVAYEAVHEIQDWDDLRRRLHPPDRRCFAFFHPAMPDEPLIFVEVALTEAVPGSIQAVLAEDRAQLEIEAARTAVFYSISNCQKGLAGISFGNLLIKQVASELAQALPQLTTFVTLSPIPGLRRWAEGEGITPPPAPGDLAAHYLLNARRSDGLPVDPVARFHLGNGAAVLEVHEAADASPKGAAQSYGVMVNYHYDLSQTERNHEDFALNQTIAASKSLKAKARAAQTQLPGPQQSGPTDS, encoded by the coding sequence ATGGCGCGCGCAACCGCTGTATCTGAGTTTCTGACCGGCCTGTTTGACCGCCGCTGGATTGGCGGCCCCAAGCTGGAGGCGCAACCGATTGAGGATCTGTGCCGGGCCCTGTTGTCGACCAGCGGTCAGGTCTCGGGCCGTCAGATCGCCAGCGCCATCCTGCGCCGCTATGGCGGTCTGGACGCGACCGAAAAACTGGCCTTCTTCCATTTCCTGAACGATGCGCTGGATCTGAACGCCAGCGAAGTGGCCGATCTGGCCGCCGCCTATGGCCATGATCCCAGCCCCAAGGCCTTTGCCGCCCTGTCCCGCGCCGCCGAACCCCAACGTCAGGAGCTGTTTCGCCGCCTCAATCAGGCCGAAGGCGCCACCGCCCAACTGGTGCGGATGCGGGTGGATCTTCTGCGCCTGCTCAAGGAGCACCCGACGCTCAAACGCAGCGATATGGACCTGACCCATCTGCTGCGCAGCTGGTTCAACCGCGGCTTTCTGGTGCTGAAACAGATCAGCTGGGACACACCCGCCAGCATCCTGGAAAAGATCGTCGCCTATGAGGCGGTGCATGAAATTCAGGACTGGGATGATCTGCGCCGCCGCCTACATCCGCCGGACCGGCGCTGTTTTGCCTTTTTCCACCCCGCCATGCCGGATGAACCGCTGATCTTTGTTGAGGTCGCCCTGACTGAGGCGGTGCCGGGCTCGATCCAGGCGGTGCTGGCCGAGGACCGCGCACAGCTGGAGATTGAGGCCGCGCGCACAGCCGTGTTCTATTCCATCTCCAACTGTCAGAAAGGGCTTGCCGGGATCAGCTTCGGCAACCTTCTGATCAAACAGGTGGCCTCGGAACTGGCGCAGGCGCTGCCACAGCTGACAACTTTTGTCACTTTGTCACCTATTCCCGGCCTGCGCCGCTGGGCTGAGGGCGAAGGCATCACGCCTCCGCCCGCCCCTGGTGATCTGGCTGCGCATTACCTTCTGAACGCCCGCCGCAGCGATGGGCTGCCGGTGGATCCTGTGGCGCGGTTCCATCTGGGCAACGGCGCCGCCGTGCTGGAGGTGCATGAGGCCGCCGACGCCAGCCCCAAAGGGGCGGCGCAATCATATGGGGTGATGGTGAACTATCACTATGACCTCAGCCAGACCGAGCGCAATCATGAGGACTTCGCCCTCAATCAGACGATTGCCGCCTCCAAATCCCTCAAAGCCAAGGCCCGCGCCGCGCAGACCCAGCTGCCCGGCCCCCAACAATCCGGCCCAACCGACAGCTGA
- a CDS encoding GntR family transcriptional regulator, translating to MDKSTLAPTQPAETANTSATQLAYQALRRMIVVGELPPGEKLKIERLRQVLDTGASPVREALSLLTSDQLVERIDQRGFRTAAVSKANFEEILRLRCYLEEMALRQSIAAADEAWEERAVLVHHRMVRQPREDVEVFEQRHKDFHMALLEACGSPILLKFCTQLYDLNIRYRYLAEQASGYKKRDIGKEHAEILEAAINRDADLAVERLLHHYRQTGAYLTAQFPE from the coding sequence ATGGACAAATCCACGCTCGCCCCGACCCAGCCCGCCGAAACGGCCAATACCTCAGCCACGCAGCTCGCCTATCAGGCGTTGCGGCGCATGATTGTGGTGGGCGAGCTGCCGCCGGGTGAAAAACTCAAGATCGAACGGCTGCGGCAGGTGCTGGACACCGGTGCCTCACCCGTGCGCGAAGCGCTGAGCCTGCTGACCTCAGATCAGCTGGTGGAACGGATTGACCAGCGGGGCTTTCGCACCGCCGCCGTCAGCAAAGCCAACTTTGAGGAAATCCTGCGCCTGCGCTGCTACCTGGAAGAAATGGCGCTGCGCCAGTCCATTGCCGCCGCAGATGAGGCCTGGGAAGAACGCGCCGTTCTGGTCCATCACCGGATGGTGCGCCAGCCGCGCGAAGATGTTGAGGTGTTTGAACAGCGGCACAAGGATTTCCACATGGCCCTGCTGGAGGCCTGCGGATCCCCCATTTTGCTGAAGTTCTGCACCCAGCTTTATGATCTGAACATCCGCTACCGCTATCTGGCGGAACAGGCCAGCGGCTACAAAAAGCGCGACATTGGCAAAGAACACGCGGAAATCCTTGAGGCGGCCATCAACCGCGATGCGGATCTGGCGGTGGAGCGTCTGCTGCATCACTACCGCCAGACCGGTGCTTATCTGACGGCCCAGTTCCCCGAATAG
- a CDS encoding malonic semialdehyde reductase, which translates to MTAAVNAPVGEELERLRAAAQADVQALRARKTALSADGIDLILRGARSHYAWQDRPVSDEILHALYEITASGPTSMNTCPARFVFVTSEAGKERLAKSLKAKNIDKMMAAPVTAIIAHDLEFWQDLPFLFPHEDRRPFFEGKPEHCEITALRNGTLQGAYFMIAARALGLDVGAMSGFSNEIVDQEFFAGTSMRSNFLCNLGYADETALFQRLPRFSFAQACSYA; encoded by the coding sequence ATGACTGCCGCTGTAAATGCCCCTGTCGGTGAAGAGTTGGAGCGGCTGCGCGCCGCCGCTCAGGCCGATGTTCAGGCGCTGCGGGCGCGCAAAACCGCGCTGAGTGCGGATGGTATCGATCTGATCCTGCGCGGGGCCCGGTCGCATTATGCCTGGCAGGACCGCCCGGTTTCCGATGAGATACTGCATGCGCTTTATGAGATCACCGCCTCAGGGCCGACCAGCATGAACACCTGCCCGGCGCGGTTTGTCTTTGTCACCTCAGAGGCGGGCAAGGAACGGCTGGCGAAATCCCTGAAAGCCAAGAACATCGACAAGATGATGGCGGCGCCGGTGACGGCGATCATTGCCCATGATCTGGAGTTCTGGCAGGATCTGCCGTTTCTGTTTCCCCATGAGGACCGGCGCCCCTTCTTTGAAGGCAAGCCCGAACATTGCGAAATCACCGCCCTGCGCAACGGCACTTTGCAGGGTGCCTATTTCATGATCGCCGCCCGTGCCCTTGGGCTGGATGTCGGCGCAATGAGCGGATTTTCCAACGAAATTGTCGATCAGGAGTTCTTTGCCGGCACATCGATGCGGTCAAATTTCCTGTGTAATCTTGGCTATGCGGATGAAACGGCTCTGTTCCAGCGGTTGCCCCGTTTTTCATTTGCGCAGGCCTGTTCTTATGCGTGA
- a CDS encoding fumarylacetoacetate hydrolase family protein has protein sequence MKFLVGKADAASGVFLVSGDQARLIADAGDDLMGMIQSGAIAPDYDALPGPDVAVAEITPALPVAEPGKIICLGLNYVDHIKEGGYDIPEYPALFMRARNSIMPAGAPMVRPSCSEKLDYEVELMLIVGKGGRHISEDQALSHVFGYTVFNDGSVRDYQRKTHQWTPGKNFDDTGAIGPFVVTPDELPEGATGLKIESRVGDEILQSATTSDMMWSVAKTIATISEYTTLEEGDLIAMGTPPGVGHAKTPPRWLRPGEMVEVEIEGIGICASPIVDEAEAYAGAAE, from the coding sequence ATGAAATTCCTTGTTGGTAAGGCGGACGCTGCATCTGGCGTCTTTCTGGTGTCGGGCGATCAGGCCCGGTTGATCGCAGATGCAGGGGACGACCTGATGGGGATGATCCAGTCCGGTGCAATTGCGCCCGACTATGATGCGCTGCCCGGCCCGGATGTTGCGGTGGCGGAGATCACCCCGGCATTGCCCGTGGCAGAGCCCGGCAAGATTATTTGCCTGGGTCTGAACTACGTCGATCACATCAAAGAGGGGGGCTATGACATCCCCGAATATCCGGCGCTGTTCATGCGGGCGCGCAATTCCATCATGCCGGCCGGCGCGCCGATGGTGCGGCCCAGCTGTTCGGAAAAGTTGGATTATGAGGTCGAACTGATGCTGATCGTCGGCAAAGGTGGCCGTCATATCAGTGAAGATCAGGCGCTGAGCCATGTCTTTGGCTACACGGTGTTTAATGACGGCTCGGTGCGCGACTATCAGCGCAAAACCCACCAGTGGACGCCGGGCAAGAACTTTGACGACACTGGCGCGATTGGTCCCTTTGTGGTCACGCCCGATGAGCTGCCCGAGGGGGCGACGGGCCTGAAGATCGAGAGCCGCGTGGGTGATGAGATCCTGCAAAGCGCCACCACCTCGGACATGATGTGGTCTGTGGCCAAAACCATTGCCACCATTTCAGAATACACCACCCTGGAAGAGGGTGATCTGATCGCCATGGGCACGCCCCCGGGTGTGGGCCACGCCAAAACGCCGCCCCGCTGGCTGCGCCCCGGTGAGATGGTTGAGGTCGAAATCGAAGGCATCGGAATCTGCGCCAGCCCGATTGTGGATGAGGCCGAGGCCTATGCAGGGGCGGCGGAATGA
- a CDS encoding dioxygenase — protein sequence MRSVTKDNITEVFTSYFGEDTDPRVREVLGALARHIHDFAREVNLTHEEWQVGIDFLTRAGDITTPERHEFVLLSDVLGLSSLVDMLHSREDATSSSVLGPFHVSNPPPLEIGGDMKRDFEGEVLLVEGTVRDTEGNPIPGAEIDIWQTAPNGLYSSQDPDQDIHSFHGLMKADENGRYAFTTVRPVSYTVPDDGPVGDILRAAGRHPWRPSHLHYIVSAKGFRNLVTEVFPDDDPYLDEDTVFGVRSDLVMTYEPQPAGSFPEGFALSGQVPEAYSRVDFDLVLAAE from the coding sequence ATGCGTTCCGTCACCAAAGACAATATCACTGAGGTTTTCACCTCTTACTTCGGCGAGGATACAGATCCGCGGGTCCGTGAAGTTCTGGGGGCGCTGGCCCGTCACATCCATGACTTTGCCCGCGAAGTGAACCTGACCCATGAGGAATGGCAGGTGGGGATCGATTTCCTGACCCGCGCCGGTGACATCACCACGCCTGAGCGGCATGAGTTTGTGCTGCTGTCGGATGTGCTGGGCCTGTCCTCACTGGTTGATATGCTGCATTCGCGTGAGGATGCGACCAGTTCCTCGGTGCTGGGGCCGTTCCACGTGTCCAACCCGCCGCCGCTGGAAATTGGCGGCGACATGAAGCGTGACTTTGAGGGTGAGGTACTGCTGGTCGAAGGCACGGTGCGTGACACCGAGGGCAACCCGATCCCAGGGGCGGAGATTGATATCTGGCAGACCGCGCCAAACGGGCTGTATTCCAGTCAGGACCCGGATCAGGACATTCATTCGTTCCATGGTCTGATGAAGGCTGATGAAAACGGCCGCTATGCGTTCACCACGGTGCGTCCGGTCAGTTACACGGTGCCTGATGACGGGCCGGTGGGGGACATCCTTCGCGCGGCAGGGCGGCATCCGTGGCGGCCGTCACATCTGCATTACATCGTGTCCGCCAAGGGCTTCCGCAATCTGGTGACCGAGGTTTTCCCGGATGATGACCCCTACCTTGACGAAGATACGGTCTTTGGGGTGCGCAGCGATCTGGTGATGACTTATGAACCCCAACCCGCTGGCAGCTTCCCTGAAGGTTTTGCCCTGTCAGGGCAGGTGCCTGAGGCCTACTCGCGGGTTGACTTTGATCTGGTGTTGGCCGCCGAATAA
- a CDS encoding OsmC family protein, with protein MAIRQKSTIKVRMNGQGHSHSHCDVMVRDLTSTIDEPVERGGTNLGFSPTETAYAALIGCTNTIGHKCADKLGVDIGNLSFEMVVDFDRRGVMLMEEIDIPFTAIRLSVTAHGSAEQADLERVAEETANYCAVSKMFVAAGTDVEVIWSKG; from the coding sequence ATGGCGATACGGCAAAAATCCACAATCAAGGTTCGGATGAACGGGCAGGGGCACAGCCACTCGCATTGCGATGTGATGGTGCGCGATCTGACCTCAACCATTGACGAACCGGTGGAACGCGGCGGCACCAATTTGGGCTTTTCGCCGACGGAAACCGCCTATGCAGCGCTGATCGGCTGCACCAATACGATCGGGCACAAATGTGCCGATAAGCTGGGGGTCGATATCGGCAACCTCAGCTTTGAGATGGTGGTCGATTTCGACCGTCGGGGCGTGATGCTGATGGAGGAAATCGACATCCCGTTCACTGCAATCCGTTTGTCCGTGACTGCACATGGCTCGGCAGAGCAAGCTGATCTGGAGCGGGTTGCAGAAGAAACCGCGAATTATTGCGCGGTGTCGAAAATGTTTGTCGCAGCCGGAACAGATGTGGAGGTTATCTGGTCCAAAGGCTGA
- a CDS encoding TRAP transporter large permease gives MSPLEIGMLSVAAIVFLIYMGLYIPITLGVVSFVSIWLMRDNFDLAMNLLKVAVSDSVMEYTFATVPLFTFMGLIVSKAGLGSDVYEVMSSGFRRVKGGIGMATVGANAVFAAVTGSSIASASVFSKVSVPQMLQYDYNPRFAVGVVAGSSVLGMIIPPSAMLIIYSFVAEQSVGEMFLAGVVPGLMLAVAYVAAIWFMGRFFPAFVGGRSADDFRPIPWGEIALKTLPTLVIIAVVLGGIYTGWLTPVEAGAAGSVVALLIAMARGRMTLKGFWEALLETGHITASILFLITAASIYSRMLGLAGLPNELGDMLAASQVSFFWIMVLYVLLMLFLGTLLDTASIILIVVPLFLPLVEPMGLSLVWFGIITVVGAEIGLLTPPLGISCFVIKATLNDDRISLKDVFLGALPFAAVMLVVLILLIRYPALSLAILN, from the coding sequence ATGAGCCCTCTTGAAATTGGCATGCTGTCCGTCGCTGCCATCGTCTTCCTGATCTATATGGGGCTCTATATCCCCATCACGCTCGGGGTGGTGTCTTTCGTGTCGATCTGGCTGATGCGGGACAACTTTGATCTGGCGATGAACCTGTTGAAAGTTGCGGTGTCTGACAGCGTGATGGAATACACTTTCGCCACCGTGCCGCTGTTTACCTTCATGGGGCTGATCGTCTCCAAGGCGGGGCTGGGCAGTGACGTCTATGAGGTCATGAGCTCCGGCTTTCGCCGGGTCAAAGGTGGCATCGGCATGGCCACGGTGGGGGCCAATGCGGTCTTTGCTGCGGTGACCGGATCCTCAATCGCGTCGGCCTCGGTCTTTTCCAAAGTCTCGGTGCCGCAGATGCTGCAATATGATTACAACCCGCGCTTTGCGGTTGGGGTTGTGGCAGGCTCTTCGGTGCTGGGCATGATCATCCCGCCCTCGGCCATGTTGATCATCTATTCCTTTGTGGCAGAACAGTCGGTGGGCGAAATGTTCCTGGCCGGTGTGGTGCCGGGGCTGATGCTGGCGGTGGCCTATGTGGCGGCGATCTGGTTCATGGGGCGGTTTTTCCCAGCCTTTGTCGGCGGGCGCTCTGCCGATGATTTCCGGCCCATCCCCTGGGGGGAGATTGCGCTGAAAACCCTGCCAACCCTCGTCATCATCGCGGTGGTGCTGGGCGGTATCTACACCGGTTGGCTGACCCCGGTGGAGGCCGGTGCTGCGGGATCGGTTGTGGCGCTGCTGATCGCAATGGCGCGTGGCCGCATGACCCTGAAAGGGTTCTGGGAGGCGCTTCTGGAAACCGGTCATATCACCGCGTCGATCCTGTTCCTGATCACCGCCGCCTCAATCTACAGCCGGATGTTGGGCCTTGCCGGCCTGCCAAATGAGCTGGGCGATATGTTGGCGGCCAGTCAGGTCAGTTTCTTCTGGATCATGGTGCTTTATGTGCTCCTGATGCTGTTCCTTGGAACGTTGTTGGACACGGCTTCGATCATACTGATCGTGGTGCCCCTGTTCCTGCCATTGGTGGAGCCGATGGGCCTCAGCCTTGTCTGGTTTGGCATCATCACTGTGGTTGGCGCCGAAATTGGCCTGCTGACCCCGCCGCTTGGCATATCCTGCTTTGTGATCAAAGCCACGCTGAACGACGACCGTATTTCGCTGAAGGATGTCTTCCTTGGCGCGCTGCCGTTCGCGGCTGTGATGCTGGTCGTGCTGATCCTGCTGATCCGCTACCCGGCGCTCAGCCTCGCAATTCTGAACTAG
- a CDS encoding alkaline phosphatase family protein codes for MTKTCLIIIDGLREDTARKCCDWLMGSVAKGDARLWTMQACLPTISAPLYETIHTGLAPADHGLMDNEGLRPCPHPNVFSALQGAGKTSGVVGHSYFHSLFAGSAFDPFDHVEVDDPHSAITHGRYYSMDGYDADNAVQPAEVDLCGQLWGIARRHAPDYLLLHSSSCDTLGHTHTGLGAAYERQAGKVDKALAQLIPRLREAGYQVLITADHGMDEHGDHGGDAPSLVNVPFFAFDTAITAPEGQVLDQRALAPTILSLLGVAAPDTMKAAPLA; via the coding sequence ATGACCAAAACCTGTCTGATCATCATCGATGGGCTGCGCGAGGACACCGCGCGCAAATGTTGCGACTGGCTCATGGGCTCGGTGGCCAAGGGCGATGCCCGCCTCTGGACCATGCAGGCCTGCCTGCCCACCATCTCGGCGCCGCTTTATGAAACGATCCACACCGGGCTAGCCCCGGCAGATCATGGGCTGATGGACAACGAAGGCCTGCGCCCCTGCCCCCACCCCAATGTGTTCAGCGCCTTGCAGGGCGCAGGCAAAACCAGTGGCGTGGTGGGCCATAGCTATTTCCACAGCCTGTTTGCCGGATCCGCCTTTGACCCGTTTGACCATGTGGAGGTGGACGATCCGCACAGCGCGATCACCCATGGCCGCTACTACAGCATGGATGGCTATGACGCCGACAATGCGGTGCAACCGGCGGAGGTGGATCTTTGTGGCCAGCTCTGGGGCATCGCCAGACGGCACGCGCCGGATTACCTTCTGCTGCATTCCTCCAGCTGTGACACGCTGGGGCACACCCACACCGGGCTGGGGGCGGCCTATGAACGGCAGGCCGGCAAGGTCGACAAGGCCCTGGCCCAGCTGATCCCTCGCCTACGGGAGGCAGGTTATCAGGTGCTGATCACCGCCGATCACGGCATGGATGAACACGGCGATCACGGCGGCGATGCGCCGTCTTTGGTTAACGTGCCCTTCTTTGCCTTCGACACGGCCATCACCGCACCAGAGGGGCAGGTTTTGGATCAACGCGCCCTTGCGCCAACGATCCTGTCTTTGTTAGGGGTTGCCGCGCCGGATACCATGAAGGCCGCGCCCTTGGCCTAA
- a CDS encoding C4-dicarboxylate TRAP transporter substrate-binding protein, which translates to MSVFSKGLALGAALTAISAVPGFATETIKAVVIDGYPARALWVKEFTNFFIPEVDKKLAETGNYKMDWQESYGGSIVKPKGVLEGVKLGLGDIGIVTTIFHSSKLPSQAISAVTPFVAADSVAVAKAVDEIAKEFPTMQKEFEKQNQVYLATGVVLDTYQVFSKDPIATPADMQGAKVAGAGMNLRYLEGIDGAAGVRGGLTDFYNMLQTGLVDKAMLWPEAAKTFKIAEVAPHMLRVDLGAVNSKTITVNADYWKGLPDEVKVALQEVAVMYRDHVAGIAMERAQESRDAYVAAGGTIVEVSMEDRKAWADAMPNIAAEWAEGLDGKGEPGSEMLNAYLAKLQASGYAGVRDWAAE; encoded by the coding sequence ATGTCTGTATTTTCAAAAGGTTTGGCCCTCGGGGCCGCATTGACCGCGATTTCGGCAGTGCCGGGGTTTGCAACAGAAACCATCAAGGCTGTGGTCATTGATGGCTACCCGGCGCGCGCCCTGTGGGTGAAGGAATTCACCAACTTCTTTATCCCCGAGGTGGATAAGAAACTGGCCGAAACCGGCAACTACAAGATGGACTGGCAGGAAAGCTATGGCGGCTCCATCGTGAAGCCCAAAGGCGTTCTGGAAGGGGTGAAACTGGGGCTGGGCGACATCGGTATTGTCACCACCATTTTCCACTCATCGAAACTGCCCAGCCAGGCGATTTCGGCGGTGACCCCCTTTGTTGCAGCAGACTCGGTCGCGGTGGCCAAGGCGGTGGATGAGATCGCCAAAGAATTCCCCACCATGCAGAAAGAGTTTGAAAAGCAGAACCAGGTCTATCTGGCCACTGGTGTGGTGCTGGACACCTATCAGGTGTTCTCAAAAGACCCGATTGCCACGCCTGCTGACATGCAGGGCGCCAAGGTGGCAGGCGCCGGGATGAACCTGCGCTATCTGGAAGGCATCGATGGTGCCGCGGGTGTGCGCGGTGGTCTGACCGATTTCTACAACATGCTGCAGACCGGTCTGGTGGACAAAGCCATGCTGTGGCCTGAGGCGGCCAAGACCTTCAAGATCGCTGAAGTGGCACCGCATATGCTGCGGGTCGATCTGGGCGCGGTGAACTCCAAGACGATCACCGTCAATGCCGATTACTGGAAGGGCCTGCCGGATGAGGTGAAGGTCGCCCTGCAAGAGGTGGCGGTGATGTACCGCGATCACGTGGCGGGCATTGCGATGGAACGGGCACAAGAAAGCCGCGACGCCTATGTTGCAGCCGGTGGCACCATTGTTGAGGTTTCCATGGAAGACCGCAAAGCCTGGGCCGATGCGATGCCAAACATCGCCGCGGAATGGGCTGAAGGTCTGGACGGCAAAGGCGAACCGGGTTCCGAAATGCTGAACGCCTACCTCGCCAAGCTGCAGGCCTCTGGCTACGCCGGTGTGCGCGACTGGGCCGCTGAATAA
- a CDS encoding TRAP transporter small permease, with the protein MSTVLNSMVLGLSRLGNALAIGANAIGTLVVLGLVAVVNFDVVARGVFNAPFLGAVEVVQFSMVLIVFLQLPDVVRVNRLTRSDGFLGVIALKRPKLAAQIRRIIDTISAVFMALITVAIWPEFVEMWETQDFFGVPGVFTAPWWPVKLTIFLSAALCVVIFALKVIGAGEKSAIVRVPEHQDPEHEDKE; encoded by the coding sequence ATGTCGACTGTTTTAAACTCAATGGTTCTGGGCCTTTCCAGACTGGGCAACGCGCTGGCCATCGGCGCCAATGCCATCGGCACCCTGGTGGTGCTGGGCTTGGTGGCGGTGGTGAACTTTGACGTGGTGGCCCGCGGCGTCTTCAACGCGCCCTTCTTAGGTGCGGTGGAGGTGGTGCAGTTCTCCATGGTGCTGATCGTGTTCCTGCAATTGCCGGATGTGGTGCGGGTGAACCGCCTGACACGATCAGATGGGTTTTTGGGGGTGATTGCCCTCAAACGCCCCAAGCTGGCCGCGCAGATCCGCCGCATCATCGATACGATCTCGGCCGTGTTTATGGCGCTGATCACCGTGGCGATCTGGCCGGAATTTGTAGAAATGTGGGAAACCCAAGACTTCTTTGGCGTGCCCGGTGTCTTCACGGCGCCCTGGTGGCCGGTGAAACTGACGATCTTCCTCAGCGCGGCCCTGTGTGTGGTGATTTTTGCGCTGAAAGTGATCGGAGCGGGTGAGAAATCCGCCATCGTGCGGGTGCCCGAACATCAAGACCCTGAACATGAGGACAAAGAATGA
- a CDS encoding YciI family protein: MPTWGEYKSHAQERGALALELYVVESTPSEDGPPVPEVLPDHLAYQRDLEVAGNLAFAGPMSDDSGEMMLGTGLIVYRADSLEHARRLAEGDPMHQRGARSFRLRRWLINEGSLQLSVGLSTNTVKLG; encoded by the coding sequence ATGCCGACTTGGGGAGAATACAAAAGCCACGCACAGGAGCGCGGCGCGCTGGCGCTGGAGCTTTATGTTGTTGAGTCAACGCCTTCTGAGGATGGGCCACCTGTGCCAGAGGTGCTGCCGGACCACCTGGCCTATCAGCGGGATCTGGAAGTGGCGGGCAATCTGGCCTTTGCCGGCCCGATGTCCGATGACAGCGGTGAGATGATGCTGGGCACCGGTTTGATCGTCTACCGCGCCGATTCGCTGGAGCACGCACGCCGTTTGGCCGAGGGCGATCCGATGCATCAACGCGGCGCTCGCAGCTTCCGCCTGCGCCGCTGGCTGATCAATGAGGGGTCGCTGCAGCTGTCGGTCGGGCTGTCGACCAACACGGTTAAACTGGGCTGA
- a CDS encoding malonyl-CoA synthase, which yields MTNTLYDALIGRHASQEVVFLETDDGSRITYAQFIARAAQFAHVLVQNGVSPGDRLVVQAPKRWEVLALYAASLQAGAVYLPLNTAYTTEELRYFIGDAAPKLVLCTPDAQAALTPIAEASAAALLTLDAAGMGSLAEAAQSCPEEFQTVPRGPDDLAALLYTSGTTGRSKGAMLTHGNMLSNAEALVALWQITEADRLIHALPIFHTHGLFVAMNTALLAGVEVRLMERFSPDQILAELPHSTMLMGVPTFYTRLLGDARLTRAACAQMRLFISGSAPLLAETHEAFEARSGHRILERYGMTETNMNTSNPYDGARRAGTVGKPLPGVEVQITQDGQPLAQGEIGMIEVRGPNVFKGYWNMPDKTAEELRDSGYFITGDLGRIDDQGYLSIVGREKDLIISGGYNIYPKEIEDVLNDIPGVLESAVYGVADADFGEAVCAAIVAEPGTEVPQEVLQTEVAQKLARFKHPRHYRMLPELPRNTMGKVQKNILRQEFTPS from the coding sequence ATGACCAATACGCTTTATGATGCGCTGATCGGGCGCCACGCCAGCCAAGAGGTGGTGTTTCTGGAAACCGACGACGGCAGCCGTATCACCTATGCCCAGTTTATCGCCCGCGCCGCGCAATTTGCCCATGTTCTGGTGCAAAACGGCGTCAGCCCCGGCGACCGTTTGGTGGTTCAGGCGCCAAAACGCTGGGAGGTGCTGGCGCTCTATGCGGCCAGCCTGCAGGCCGGGGCGGTCTACCTGCCGCTGAACACCGCCTACACCACTGAGGAGCTGCGCTATTTCATTGGCGATGCGGCCCCTAAACTGGTGCTTTGCACCCCCGATGCGCAGGCCGCCCTCACCCCCATCGCCGAAGCCAGCGCCGCGGCCCTGCTGACGCTGGATGCAGCTGGCATGGGCAGTCTGGCAGAGGCGGCGCAATCCTGCCCCGAAGAGTTTCAAACGGTGCCCCGTGGCCCCGATGATCTGGCCGCGCTGCTTTACACCTCCGGCACCACCGGACGGTCCAAGGGCGCAATGCTGACCCATGGCAATATGCTCTCCAACGCCGAAGCGCTGGTCGCTCTCTGGCAGATCACCGAAGCGGATCGCTTGATCCATGCCCTGCCCATTTTCCACACCCACGGGCTGTTTGTGGCCATGAACACCGCGCTGCTGGCCGGGGTTGAGGTGCGGCTGATGGAACGGTTTTCCCCTGACCAGATCCTTGCTGAGCTGCCCCACTCGACAATGCTGATGGGCGTGCCGACCTTTTACACCCGCCTGCTGGGTGATGCCCGGTTGACCCGCGCCGCCTGCGCCCAGATGCGGCTGTTCATCTCGGGCAGCGCGCCCCTGCTGGCGGAAACCCATGAGGCGTTTGAAGCCCGCAGCGGCCACCGCATCCTGGAACGCTACGGCATGACCGAAACCAACATGAACACCTCAAACCCCTATGACGGCGCGCGTCGCGCCGGCACTGTGGGCAAACCCCTGCCCGGGGTTGAGGTGCAGATCACCCAAGACGGCCAGCCCCTGGCACAGGGTGAGATCGGCATGATCGAGGTCCGCGGCCCAAATGTGTTTAAGGGCTATTGGAACATGCCGGACAAAACTGCCGAAGAGCTGCGCGACAGTGGCTACTTCATCACAGGCGATCTGGGCCGGATCGATGATCAGGGCTACCTGTCCATCGTGGGGCGTGAAAAGGACCTGATCATCTCCGGTGGCTACAACATCTACCCCAAAGAGATTGAAGATGTGTTAAACGACATCCCCGGCGTGCTGGAAAGTGCGGTCTACGGCGTGGCAGACGCCGATTTTGGCGAAGCGGTCTGCGCCGCCATCGTGGCTGAGCCGGGCACTGAGGTGCCCCAAGAGGTGCTGCAAACAGAGGTCGCGCAGAAGCTGGCCCGGTTCAAACATCCCCGCCACTACCGCATGCTGCCGGAACTGCCCCGCAACACGATGGGTAAAGTGCAGAAAAACATCCTGCGACAAGAGTTTACGCCCAGTTAA